CTTCCAGGGGTTCGGCTTGTCGCTCACGGCGGCGAACGCGGCGGAGGCCGATCGGCTCTTTACCGTCTTGGCGGACGGCGGACAGGTGCAGATGCCGCTCGGCAAGACGCTTTTTTCCCCGCGCTTCGGCATGGTCGCCGACCGCTTCGGCGTGTGCTGGATGATCGTCGTGCCGCAGTGAAACCCGGCCGGACGCACAACCGCCAATCAAGGAAGCACACGTATGCGCTTTATGATGTTGATGATCCCGCGTGTCTACCAACCCGGCGCGCCGCCTGGGGAGAAGGCCGAAGAGGGGTTTACTCCACCCGCCGACGCCGTTGCGCGGATGATGCAGTACAACGAGGAGCTGGCGAAAGCCGGGGCGCTCATCGGGCTCGACGGCCTTCATCCGATATCCAAGGGCGCGCGCGTCCGGTTTACGCACGGCAAGGTCAAAGTGACCGACGGGCCGTTCATCGAAGCAAAGGAGGTTATCGGCGGCTATTGGATAATCGATGTGAAGTCCAGGGAGGAAGCGGTGGAATGGGCGAGGCGCTGTCCGGCCGCAGACGGTGACGCCATCGAGGTTCGCCAAATCTTCGAGATGCCGGACTTCCCTCCCGACGTGCGGAGGGCTGCGGAGAACCTCACGGTGCGCGCGCAGGTCGAGAAACAACGCAGCGGTTGCTGATCGTGACGTAATGCCGCAGCGCTCGATGGCTGAACGGTCTTAAGCATCCGCTTCAGACCGGTACCTGCGAGCGCCGGGGAAGG
Above is a genomic segment from Verrucomicrobiota bacterium containing:
- a CDS encoding VOC family protein, yielding PEPCPEGMLPAGSENKVMHARLSIGETKVMASDGRCQGKPNFQGFGLSLTAANAAEADRLFTVLADGGQVQMPLGKTLFSPRFGMVADRFGVCWMIVVPQ
- a CDS encoding YciI family protein, encoding MRFMMLMIPRVYQPGAPPGEKAEEGFTPPADAVARMMQYNEELAKAGALIGLDGLHPISKGARVRFTHGKVKVTDGPFIEAKEVIGGYWIIDVKSREEAVEWARRCPAADGDAIEVRQIFEMPDFPPDVRRAAENLTVRAQVEKQRSGC